The following proteins come from a genomic window of Pichia kudriavzevii chromosome 1, complete sequence:
- a CDS encoding uncharacterized protein (PKUD0A11020; similar to Saccharomyces cerevisiae YJL176C (SWI3); ancestral locus Anc_1.163), whose amino-acid sequence MVSQELTEGGKIPDTNGVSVADNVSDKMDVDNVVVDEEPDGIESGNALGIVEQSSNSTIKEEVTGTHSLTEEKEKLPEDVHPNNYERHVTENGSTEAISDEQNKNIEMEKGETEATEMIPSTVEVEQPDSSIQIKSEKEAPEFEKNGERSSNEDDDLFNDPLIPTIDRDDPNDEDFNEEDKTNSPGEHEDDLHDTVLRIENTKNKNNKDSLKIEAAARGDRLNEQTFTIVLPSYSSWFELSSIHDIERESLPEFFQGQNKSKTPEIYIKYRNFMVNSYRLNPNDYLSFTAVRRNLIGDSGALLRIHKFLTKWGIINYQVNPETRPQQIEPPYTGDFIVDYDTPRGMFPFESYKPPTEFPDLSHFKSLIGNKNQNETQTKFEEGEREGEPKLKKQRIIKADINKDWSEKSLQKLVDGVSQFKNDWYKIAAHVGDNKTAEECIIRFLQLPIEDKFLEDNKDLLGPLKYVPNLSFSSKENPIMSTLSFLANLVDTDVAAAASNRAIKVADKKLEKKLNRFKESEPTKEKTADDPLVDIKDAAVNAFGIIGARSHLFATFEEREMHRSLVNILQHQMKIVDMKLEKLNALEKEFELSKRYLEKKSDELLEEKLSIFKYNNAATSKLLQAVSLMESAEDLKEVDVEQVKLLIKQSKDILYQPPRKQLNILEEGGSDDAAENDNDPIKPVSFEAPMLYRYWSG is encoded by the coding sequence ATGGTGTCACAAGAATTGACCGAGGGGGGAAAAATCCCAGATACTAACGGTGTTTCTGTTGCTGACAATGTTTCTGACAAAATGgatgttgataatgttgttgttgacgAGGAACCCGATGGAATAGAGAGCGGAAACGCGTTAGGGATAGTGGAACAGTCTTCAAACAGTACCATTAAGGAAGAAGTAACAGGTACGCATAGTTTAACCgaggaaaaagagaaactaCCTGAAGATGTCCACCCTAACAATTATGAGAGGCATGTGACTGAAAATGGGTCAACTGAAGCCATCTCCGACGagcaaaacaaaaatatcgAAATGGAAAAAGGGGAAACAGAAGCCACCGAGATGATTCCATCGACAGTAGAAGTGGAACAGCCAGACTCATCTATTCAAATTAAATCAGAGAAGGAAGCTCCAGagtttgagaaaaatggtGAACGGTCAAGCAATGAAGACGATGATTTATTCAATGATCCTTTAATACCCACAATAGATAGAGACGATCCGAAcgatgaagatttcaacGAGGAGGATAAAACTAACTCTCCAGGAGAACATGAAGATGACCTTCACGATACTGTACTCCGTATAGAAAACAcgaaaaataaaaacaataaaGACTCTCTAAAAATTGAGGCTGCAGCTAGAGGGGATAGATTGAACGAGCAGACATTCACTATAGTTCTTCCCTCATATTCCTCTTGGTTTGAGCTATCTTCCATACATGACATTGAGAGGGAATCACTGCCAGAGTTTTTCCAAGGACAAAACAAATCTAAAACACCAGAAATTTATATCAAGTATAGAAACTTTATGGTTAACTCATATCGTTTGAACCCGAATGACTACTTATCATTTACTGCAGTAAGAAGGAATTTGATTGGTGATTCAGGTGCCCTACTACGGATTCACAAGTTTTTAACCAAATGGGGGATAATAAACTACCAAGTTAATCCGGAGACACGGCCACAGCAAATCGAACCTCCATATACTGGTGATTTTATTGTCGACTATGATACTCCAAGAGGTATGTTCCCCTTTGAAAGCTATAAACCACCCACTGAATTCCCAGACTTGTCTCACTTTAAGTCACTAATAGGGAATAAAAACCAAAACGAAACACAAacaaagtttgaagaaggcGAGCGTGAAGGGGAACCAAAACTTAAAAAGCAAAGGATTATAAAAGCTGACATAAATAAAGACTGGTCAGAAAAGTCACTCCAGAAATTAGTAGATGGTGTATCACAATTCAAAAACGATTGGTATAAAATTGCCGCACACGTTGGGGATAACAAGACAGCTGAGGAGTGCATTATAAGGTTTTTACAATTACCAATTGAGGATAAATTTTTGGAAGATAATAAAGATTTATTGGGCCCTTTAAAGTATGTTCCAAATTtgtcattttcttcaaaggaAAATCCTATTATGTCCACATTATCTTTTTTAGCTAATCTCGTTGACACGGATGTGGCAGCAGCAGCCTCAAATAGAGCAATAAAAGTTGCTGACAAAAAGCTAGAGAAAAAGCTAAATCGCTTTAAAGAAAGTGAACCAACTAAAGAGAAGACTGCAGATGATCCACTTGTAGATATAAAAGATGCGGCAGTGAATGCTTTTGGTATAATTGGAGCTAGATCCCATTTATTTGCGACATttgaagagagagaaatGCATAGATCACTTGTGAACATCTTACAGCATCAAATGAAGATAGTTGATATGAAACTGGAGAAACTCAATGCATTGGAGAAAGAATTTGAGCTAAGTAAGAGGTATTTAGAGAAGAAGTCGGATGAGTTACTTGAAGAGAAGCTAAGCATCTTCAAGTATAACAATGCGGCAACCTCGAAACTTTTACAAGCTGTATCATTAATGGAGTCCGCTGAAGATCTGAAAGAGGTAGATGTTGAGCAAGTAAAACTGTTAATCAAACAGTCTAAAGACATTTTATATCAACCCCCACGGAAACAGCTCAATATTCTAGAAGAAGGGGGGTCTGATGATGCCGCTGAAAATGATAACGATCCGATCAAGCCTGTTAGTTTTGAAGCTCCTATGTTGTACAGATACTGGAGTGGCTAA
- a CDS encoding uncharacterized protein (PKUD0A10960; similar to Saccharomyces cerevisiae YKL028W (TFA1); ancestral locus Anc_2.528) — MSGLAEAFTENDEAIKHLLRQVVYMFYPHQAIIIMEALLFHNVLFEDDLIKLCCMHKKVFRSFCNKLLEDKLVVQHTQKEETQPYKLYSRTYFYIHNIEAIDSIKWKIHTIVKKVKEEIGNFNEPSGYICPSCHSKYSLLDAASMLSDDKLNFECSICNDYLVEDDISQEQKKGQEKLEKLMSLLEPIIKYLKIVDDLKIDDNNFESTLMKYVPAFSDSLALYSVSNRNGSSHSRRRNKDNDDANETNNKSQATIHVSITADDEDLKRERQKREDRNRKLRQNALPSWHQESTVGKESLGRLDSEEEDNSPLTVKSEFDSSTAVNGTGVDSSISTPNGGMNGGTLVEPVAVKVEESMGHSSNSNHSFNATTSSNSLSIGTSNKNLRPSSSVNVSSNGTTVEELDALSAYYSQLRQRQAVEQEEEDEADELEADGMGEDFDLDDMDVFNDNENDNEDDKAAPGTDNGGSGGRANEDIETQEKKNGSNLQDTAAASTGAGSASAGANKTTSAAINEDIDEDDFDLDMFASDEE, encoded by the coding sequence ATGTCTGGACTCGCAGAGGCGTTCACGGAAAACGATGAGGCAATTAAACATCTCCTAAGACAGGTTGTGTACATGTTCTACCCTCATCAGGCCATCATTATTATGGAGGCCCTACTTTTCCATAATGTCTTGTTTGAAGACGATCTTATCAAGTTGTGCTGCATGCACAAGAAGGTGTTCAGGTCCTTCTGCAATAAGCTCCTAGAAGATAAACTCGTGGTACAGCACACGCAGAAGGAGGAGACCCAGCCATATAAACTTTATTCTCGAACTTACTTTTATATCCATAATATTGAAGCGATTGATTCGATCAAATGGAAGATCCATACCATCGTGAAGAAAGTCAAGGAGGAAATTGGGAATTTCAACGAACCAAGTGGTTATATCTGCCCCTCTTGTCATAGTAAATATTCCTTACTTGATGCAGCTTCAATGTTAAGTGATGATAAACTCAATTTCGAATGTTCCATTTGTAACGATTATTTAGTCGAAGATGATATCTCCCAGGAACAAAAGAAGGGCCAGGAAAAACTAGAGAAATTGATGTCCCTCTTAGAACCAATTATCAAGTACCTCAAGATTGTCGACGACTTGAAAATAGACGACAACAATTTCGAATCCACCTTGATGAAATACGTCCCTGCATTCTCCGATTCCTTGGCCCTCTATTCCGTGTCCAATAGAAACGGATCCTCCCACTCTAGGAGGAGAAACAAAGACAATGATGACGCTAATGagacaaacaacaaatccCAAGCTACCATCCATGTCTCCATTACGGCCGATGATGAAGACCTTAAACGTGAGAGacaaaagagagaagaCCGGAACAGGAAACTTAGGCAAAATGCCCTACCTTCTTGGCATCAGGAGTCGACAGTGGGGAAGGAATCTTTGGGGAGGTTGGATTCAGAAGAGGAGGACAATTCACCTCTCACCGTCAAATCAGAATTCGATTCTTCAACAGCTGTTAATGGAACCGGCGTTGATTCGTCAATCTCAACACCTAATGGCGGCATGAATGGCGGCACCTTGGTGGAACCAGTAGCTGTTAAGGTTGAAGAATCCATGGGCCATTCTAGCAATAGTAACCACAGTTTCAATGCCACAACCAGTAGCAATTCTCTGTCCATAGGTACCTCCAATAAAAACCTAAGGCCATCCTCGTCGGTGAATGTCTCCTCGAATGGCACCACAGTGGAGGAACTCGACGCCTTGTCTGCATACTATTCCCAACTACGCCAGCGACAGGCTGTTGAACAGGAGGAGGAGGACGAGGCCGACGAACTTGAAGCAGATGGTATGGGCGAGGACTTTGATCTCGACGACATggatgttttcaatgacaatgaGAATGACAATGAAGACGACAAAGCGGCGCCCGGAACAGACAATGGAGGCAGTGGTGGCAGGGCTAATGAGGATATCGAAACacaggaaaagaaaaatggttCTAATTTACAAGACACTGCTGCTGCCTCAACCGGAGCTGGTTCGGCATCTGCTGGTGCTAATAAAACTACAAGTGCCGCTATAAATGAAGATATCGACGAAGACGACTTTGATTTGGATATGTTTGCaagtgatgaagaataA
- a CDS encoding uncharacterized protein (PKUD0A10990; similar to Saccharomyces cerevisiae YJL127C (SPT10); ancestral locus Anc_1.227): MSCFNNVHFSRNHFTPHYTTPYEIERVTVEIKEIGVTATIYPIKSVTEVPYNLISFLAQEYNDEIARGDTLPFFDPLSIEEFKNYWFGQFAAVMCIGEDSELGEDITVSDWAKRCIGTFYIKSAYPGRCSHICTSNFLVNAGIRRRGVGFYLCECFLRWAPILGYSRSIIELVFETNIGGRRLLQKCEFKIVGKVNSCAILKSTKDLMINSFIFTKELMIMSNKPPASKYDQIMMYITTGKYPPDLSKADKGRIRAASYNYQVIGDKLYLKGKEVITDEVEQFRLTTKVHEENHLGINRTTSAVSQRYYWSRIKNTVTKVISQCPKCNSKENRVLNKKRKNSEIHHTADVNENHSYLMSFPSSQNIQGAPDTPDTVLERSEKEMIRLMRMDSSNLSKSQEGDGRHMDYSFFGLKNSQDANQPDQSLNNVNASLKFPQSLLNPQPNARNPYYSNNSSSSQIFNLENFDFMDGNYNEEEDEDYDEDEAEAEEDGDDEDEDEYDEEEEEGRGGGEEEHDVVAEVEKGEAGSLQVENNHGKGQTRFKEGEYSKNIQFVDTDYMNQGYRDTGTTGTTDTVGIDTGTSIDSFNPQT, translated from the coding sequence ATGAGTtgtttcaacaatgttCACTTCTCTAGAAATCATTTCACACCACACTATACCACTCCATATGAAATCGAGAGAGTAActgttgaaatcaaagagatTGGTGTTACCGCAACTATTTATCCGATTAAAAGTGTGACAGAGGTCCCCTATAACCTGATATCATTTTTAGCTCAAGAAtataatgatgaaattgcaCGTGGTGACACGTTACCATTTTTTGATCCTTTatccattgaagaatttaaaaatTACTGGTTTGGACAGTTTGCGGCCGTAATGTGCATTGGGGAAGATTCTGAATTGGGTGAAGATATAACGGTGAGTGACTGGGCTAAACGATGTATTGGCACATTTTACATTAAAAGTGCTTATCCTGGTAGGTGTTCTCATATATGTACGTCGAACTTTCTAGTCAATGCCGGTATTAGAAGACGTGGCGTTGGGTTTTACTTATGTGAATGCTTTCTTAGATGGGCACCGATATTGGGATATTCAAGGTCAATAATTGAACTAGTCTTTGAGACAAATATTGGCGGAAGAAGGTTATTGCAGAAATGTGAATTTAAGATTGTTGGAAAGGTGAACTCATGtgctattttgaaaagtacaAAAGATTTGATGATCAATTCTTTTATATTTACCAAGGAGTTGATGATTATGAGCAACAAGCCGCCTGCTTCCAAATACGATCAAATAATGATGTATATAACAACTGGGAAATATCCTCCCGATTTAAGTAAAGCGGATAAGGGTAGAATACGAGCCGCTTCTTACAATTACCAAGTGATTGGTGATAAACTTTACTTGAAAGGTAAAGAGGTTATTActgatgaagttgaacaGTTTAGACTAACGACGAAAGTACACGAAGAAAACCATCTCGGTATAAATAGGACAACTTCAGCTGTATCTCAAAGGTATTATTGGTcaagaataaaaaatacCGTTACTAAGGTGATTTCTCAATGTCCTAAATGTAATTCAAAGGAGAACAGGGTGCTgaacaagaaaaggaaaaattcagaaatACATCACACCGCCGATGTGAACGAAAACCATTCGTATTTAATGTCGTTTCCCTCATCTCAGAATATACAGGGAGCCCCAGACACCCCAGACACTGTTTTAGAGAGATcagaaaaggaaatgattAGACTGATGCGGATGGATAGCAGCAACCTCTCCAAATCACAAGAGGGTGATGGTAGACATATGGATTATTCATTCTTTGGTCTTAAAAACAGTCAAGATGCTAATCAACCAGATCAGAGTCTCAATAATGTAAATGCGTCTTTGAAATTCCCACAGTCATTGCTGAATCCTCAACCGAATGCCAGGAATCCGTACTATAGCAACAACTCTTCTTCGAgtcaaattttcaatttagaaaattttgattttatggATGGAAATTATAacgaggaagaagatgaagattatgatgaagatgaagcagaagcagaagaagatggtgatgatgaggatgaggatgaatatgatgaagaagaagaagaaggaagaggaggaggagaGGAAGAACACGACGTTGTAGCTGAAGTGGAAAAGGGTGAAGCGGGTAGTTTGCAAGTGGAAAATAATCACGGAAAAGGCCAGACTCGTTTTAAAGAAGgagaatattcaaaaaatattcaatttgTAGACACTGATTATATGAATCAAGGATATAGAGATACCGGAACGACAGGTACCACGGATACTGTAGGAATAGACACAGGAACGAGCATAGACTCATTTAATCCTCAAACCTAA
- a CDS encoding uncharacterized protein (PKUD0A10980; similar to Saccharomyces cerevisiae YNL016W (PUB1); ancestral locus Anc_2.306), with protein MSTDIPQQQQQPQQSNHQTVGATPVTEPPSDAQVSQLSSQSQQQDLSESQQKDPSHIATVSDGGRELSKTVLYVGNIHRSIPDLSLQELFTSLGNPIKSLKILQDKNKPGFNYAFVEFESPDFADHALSSLDNTIIGDNQLKITKAFQTQQVKNNETFNLFVGDLSLEINDDLLYKNFEKFSSLVQANVMWDMKSGRSRGYGFVCFAEKSDAEDALASMNGVVLGDRQIRLNWASHRSNNSTNINNNNNNHFNNNNSYHNRNNYHHHNNNNINHYNNNMSHTNSNNPNMLSNYPHQLYNNVMSNEINKNMNQLNNENGGVANNVEMMNISMMHNNSNNISDNSILMNNSSSNNMNLPSMNMNQMINQMPPQVITSPPSYEMVLNQTPNWLTVVYLGNLAEYTTQNDLIPLLQNFGYIVNFKLLSDKNCAFVTYDTHERAALAIVQLSGFTINGRPLKCGWGKGNRPNSNMRNNLH; from the coding sequence ATGTCTACCGATATAccacaacagcaacagcaaccgCAGCAATCAAATCACCAGACTGTGGGCGCAACCCCGGTCACCGAGCCGCCCTCTGACGCCCAAGTTTCGCAACTTTCTTCTCAATCTCAGCAGCAAGATTTGTCTGAATCGCAGCAGAAGGATCCGTCCCATATAGCAACAGTATCGGATGGTGGTCGTGAATTGTCGAAAACGGTTTTGTATGTTGGTAATATTCATAGGAGTATACCTGATCTCTCTTTGCAAGAACTATTCACATCCCTTGGTAACCCAATCAAGAGCTTGAAGATTTTACAGGATAAAAACAAACCCGGCTTTAATTACGCCTTTGTTGAATTCGAGTCTCCGGATTTCGCAGATCATGCATTGTCTTCCCTGGATAATACTATAATTGGTGATaaccaattgaaaatcaCAAAAGCTTTCCAGACACAACAAGTCAAAAACAACGAAACATTCAATCTATTTGTTGGTGATTTGTCCCTAGAAATCAACGATGATCTACTATATAagaactttgaaaaattctCCTCATTGGTCCAGGCAAATGTTATGTGGGATATGAAAAGTGGTAGATCCAGAGGTTATGGATTTGTGTGTTTTGCAGAAAAATCGGATGCTGAAGATGCACTAGCTTCCATGAATGGCGTTGTTTTAGGCGATCGTCAAATCAGATTAAACTGGGCTTCTCATAGATCAAACAATAGCACCAACAttaacaataacaacaacaaccactttaataacaataattcTTACCATAACCGTAATAATTATCACCATcataataacaacaacatcaaccattataacaacaatatgAGCCATACTAATAGTAACAACCCCAATATGCTCAGTAATTATCCACACCAACTTTACAACAATGTCATGAgcaatgaaatcaacaagaacaTGAACCAATTGAACAATGAGAACGGTGGTGTTGCAAATAATGTTGAGAtgatgaatatttcaatgatGCATAACAATAGTAACAATATCTCTGATAATAGCATCTTAATGAATAATAGTTCAAGCAACAATATGAACTTACCAAGTATGAATATGAACCAAATGATAAACCAAATGCCTCCCCAAGTCATTACTTCCCCTCCATCATACGAGATGGTCCTTAACCAAACTCCAAACTGGTTGACTGTTGTTTACCTCGGTAATCTGGCTGAATATACAACCCAAAATGACTTGATTCCTTTATTGCAAAACTTTGGATACATTGTCAACTTCAAGCTCTTGTCGGATAAGAACTGCGCGTTTGTAACCTATGATACTCACGAGCGAGCAGCTTTGGCAATTGTCCAGCTCTCCGGATTCACCATCAATGGTCGACCATTGAAATGTGGTTGGGGTAAGGGGAATAGACCTAACAGTAACATGAGAAATAACTTGCACTAA
- a CDS encoding uncharacterized protein (PKUD0A11000; similar to Saccharomyces cerevisiae YNL026W (SAM50); ancestral locus Anc_2.304) → MTDQQQLSTMQNTEEEFQDSMFDTNTSSKSHQSVKEIEESKRQNLLDQYNMNAMNQVINSSESRPVNVIDLNVLGANGKFRESFINKQLQPIIYHMNDHGRNMTLSKLLKNIDQVHYNLMKSDVITNLGCQLSIPEQQPFNIFNPDLLNVIVNLQVVPVKKFFMKIGTNVGNGEGDGYVKLQWKNIFGGGESLDLDTNIASNELKMKSSKSEYLVNYSSPILNSANYKFNSILYHSSRNIDFTSYHAQTIEGLTLKVGTNYLPVENKINHELSFENLIRSIDIKRSTTPSYRNNTLPTDYFLFNAGSNFKSSLTYSLEKDTRDSKYIFEKGYYLRLANELSLLSNNKFIKTSFDYSKGYRISKDLLFNFNFKTGLINALSEDLIHPMDKFQLGGSNDMKGWLVSGMGPKQMNMSVGGNYFHAIGFNVFANIPHYTDSNFKLHWFTNVGKLTNYSKLDSNILKKNCVSTGVGLSYSHPMAAFELNWVVPISANSNDHLRKGLQWGIGISFL, encoded by the coding sequence ATGACTGATCAGCAGCAGCTTTCCACAATGCAAAATACTGAAGAAGAGTTTCAGGATTCGATGTTTGATACGAACACCTCATCGAAGTCACATCAATCTGTAAAGGAAATAGAGGAATCAAAGAGACAAAATTTACTTGATCAATACAATATGAACGCAATGAATCAAGTTATAAATTCCAGTGAATCCAGACCGGTAAATGTGATCGATTTGAATGTTCTAGGTGCAAATGGTAAATTCAGGGAATCTTTTATAAATAAGCAGCTACAACCGATAATATACCACATGAATGACCATGGTAGAAATATGACGCTAAGCaaactattgaagaatattgACCAAGTGCACTATAATCTGATGAAGTCAGATGTGATCACAAATTTGGGTTGTCAGCTATCTATTCCAGAGCAACAACCAtttaatatcttcaaccCAGATTTATTGAATGTTATAGTGAACCTTCAGGTAGTTCCCGTCAAGAAATTCTTTATGAAAATTGGAACCAATGTTGGAAATGGTGAAGGAGATGGTTACGTCAAATTACAGtggaaaaatatatttggTGGTGGGGAATCGTTGGATTTAGACACAAATATTGCTTCAAATGAGCTAAAGATGAAATCGAGCAAATCAGAATACCTGGTTAACTACTCGAGTCCCATATTAAATTCAGCCAACTATAAATTCAATTCAATTCTGTACCACTCTTCAAGGAATATAGATTTCACCTCTTATCATGCCCAAACAATTGAAGGTTTAACTTTAAAAGTTGGAACTAATTATTTGCcagttgaaaataaaattaacCATGAGCTctcatttgaaaacttaaTACGATCCATCGATATTAAAAGATCAACAACTCCATCATATAGAAATAACACATTGCCAACAGAttactttcttttcaatgCAGGTAgtaatttcaaatcttctttAACATATAGTTTGGAAAAAGACACCAGGGATTCTAAGTACATTTTTGAGAAGGGATATTACCTCAGATTAGCGAATGAATTGTCATTACTTTCAAACAACaagtttatcaaaactagTTTTGATTATTCGAAAGGTTACAGGATTAGCAAGGATTTattgttcaatttcaactttaagACTGGGTTGATAAATGCTTTAAGTGAAGATTTGATTCACCCTATGGACAAGTTCCAGTTAGGGGGTTCAAATGATATGAAAGGTTGGCTAGTTTCTGGAATGGGACCAAAACAAATGAATATGAGTGTAGGTGGCAATTATTTCCATGCTATTGGTTTTAATGTGTTTGCGAACATACCACATTACACGGATTCAAACTTTAAGCTGCATTGGTTCACCAACGTGGGAAAACTTACCAATTACAGCAAACTCgattcaaatattttgaagaaaaactgTGTAAGCACAGGTGTTGGTTTATCATACAGCCATCCGATGGCAGCATTTGAACTAAACTGGGTTGTTCCAATCTCTGCAAATTCTAATGACCATTTAAGAAAAGGATTACAATGGGGTATTGGCATTTCCTTTTTGTGA
- a CDS encoding uncharacterized protein (PKUD0A10970; similar to Saccharomyces cerevisiae YIL083C (CAB2); ancestral locus Anc_2.305), whose product MTERPLLSRVATSAPNADTAIDRSIPEFPAATPIDEDNYFRFHKPPAYLSQISHDVASFINYNHLRNRKIVLVTSGGTTVPLENNTVRFIDNFSAGTRGATSAEYFLENGYAVIFLHREFSLLPYSRHFSHTTNSLLDHLVLSNDGSKVEVDDVLQRDLAETLKKYQQVKRENMLLLVPFTTVHQYLFTLKLIAQELSVIGSDALFYLAAAVSDFFLPSSRLPEHKIQSQDHGGKLVVDLEPVPKFLRRLVDSWAPIAMIISFKLETDGSILIKKAQGALERYNHQLVIGNLLQTRKNEVVFVTPERQEWLRLTEEQRAHGVEIESLIIPKILKLHREWITSRDELVK is encoded by the coding sequence ATGACTGAGAGGCCGTTGTTAAGTAGGGTTGCTACATCTGCACCTAACGCAGACACTGCAATTGATAGATCTATACCTGAATTTCCTGCAGCCACTCCAATTGACGAGGACAACTATTTCAGATTTCACAAACCGCCTGCGTATTTGTCGCAAATCAGCCATGATGTGGCGAGTTTTATCAATTACAACCATTTACGGAACCGGAAAATTGTCTTGGTGACATCGGGAGGTACGACTGTGCCACTTGAGAATAATACGGTACGGTTCATCGATAACTTCAGTGCAGGAACTAGAGGTGCTACATCAGCAGAGTATTTCCTCGAAAATGGATATGCTGTCATATTTCTACATCGTGAGTTTTCCCTGTTACCATATTCGAGACACTTCTCTCATACCACCAACTCCTTATTGGACCATTTAGTTTTAAGCAATGATGGCAGCAAGGTTGAGGTTGACGATGTTCTACAAAGAGACCTTGCCGAgacattgaagaaataccAACAGGTGAAGAGAGAGAACatgttgttgctggtgcCATTCACAACGGTGCATCAGTACCTCTTTACCTTAAAATTAATTGCACAGGAACTATCGGTTATTGGCTCGGATGCGTTGTTTTATTTGGCAGCTGCTGTTTCAGACTTCTTTTTGCCTAGCTCTAGATTACCTGAACACAAGATCCAGAGTCAGGATCATGGCGGGAAACTAGTTGTTGATTTGGAGCCTGTTCCAAAGTTTTTGAGGAGGCTCGTGGATTCGTGGGCCCCAATCGCAATGATCATTAGCTTCAAATTGGAGACCGACGGCTCGATTCTAATCAAGAAGGCACAGGGTGCCTTGGAGAGATATAACCACCAACTAGTGATTGGCAACTTGCTCCAAACGAGGAAAAATGAAGTTGTGTTTGTTACACCGGAAAGACAAGAATGGCTGAGGTTAACTGAAGAGCAAAGAGCCCATGGTGTGGAGATTGAGTCTTTGATCATCCCCAAGATACTCAAGCTACATCGAGAATGGATTACAAGCCGGGATGAACTAGTCAAATAG
- a CDS encoding uncharacterized protein (PKUD0A11010; similar to Saccharomyces cerevisiae YBL095W; ancestral locus Anc_7.427) — MGVFRTVYRTAFRGTVYATSFGLGFALFARPWPDSPIWAKQRDVVPPKQSLRHNEEYRFLHMKNYPTFKDNDYFIQCANDKDFTVMDVDKIVPEAHRFNQVSRGLLNLNEPIIMTNRKSGKLVMFGKADSDDIVGLDGKIHNGILLTLLDESLCFCGFDKLPNKRGVTANLKVDFAKKLQPNNAFILDAQVTEARGRKVTINGKIESLNGDPIATASCLLVEPKWFKYFSWIDLF, encoded by the coding sequence ATGGGTGTTTTTAGGACAGTTTATAGAACAGCCTTTCGTGGCACGGTATATGCGACATCTTTTGGTTTAGGGTTTGCACTATTTGCCAGACCATGGCCTGATTCTCCTATTTGGGCGAAACAAAGAGATGTAGTTCCACCTAAACAGAGTTTAAGGCATAACGAAGAATATAGATTTTTACATATGAAAAACTATCCCACATTTAAAGATAACGATTACTTCATACAATGTGCAAATGACAAAGACTTCACCGTTATGGACGTTGACAAAATTGTTCCAGAAGCTCACCGCTTCAACCAAGTTTCCAGGGGtttgttgaacttgaatGAACCAATCATCATGACCAATAGAAAATCAGGTAAGTTGGTTATGTTTGGTAAGGCCGATAGCGATGATATTGTGGGATTAGATGGTAAGATTCATAATGGAATTCTTTTGACATTATTGGATGAATCTCTATGCTTCTGCGGGTTTGATAAACtaccaaacaaaagagGCGTGACTGCTAACTTAAAGGTTGATTTTGCTAAGAAACTTCAACCTAACAATGCATTCATACTAGATGCTCAAGTCACTGAAGCCAGGGGTAGGAAAGTTACTATCAATGGTAAAATCGAATCATTGAATGGAGATCCAATTGCCACTGCTTCTTGTTTATTGGTGGAGCCTAAATGGTTCAAGTATTTCAGCTGGATTGATTTATTTTAA